Proteins encoded within one genomic window of Halodesulfovibrio sp.:
- the rpmG gene encoding 50S ribosomal protein L33 produces the protein MRVNIQLACTECKRRNYATVKNKKNTTARVELKKYCPWDKKHTLHRETK, from the coding sequence ATGCGCGTTAACATCCAGCTCGCTTGCACTGAGTGCAAACGACGCAATTACGCGACCGTAAAGAACAAGAAAAACACTACCGCTCGCGTTGAGTTGAAGAAGTATTGTCCTTGGGACAAGAAACACACTCTTCACCGCGAAACTAAGTAA
- the tuf gene encoding elongation factor Tu: MGKEKFERSKPHVNIGTIGHIDHGKTTLTAAITKIAALKQGGQAVAFDEIDKAPEEKERGITIATAHVEYETDIRHYAHVDCPGHADYIKNMITGAAQMDGGILVVAATDGPMPQTREHILLARQVGVPSLVVFMNKCDMVDDEELLELVEMEVRELLSSYDFPGDDIPVIRGSALKALEADSADDAAAAPILELLDACDSYIPEPERDIDKPFLLPIEDVFSISGRGTVVTGRVERGAITVGEEVEIVGIKETQKTTCTGVEMFRKLLDRGEAGDNVGLLIRGIKRDEVERGQVLCKPGSINPHTKFKAEVYVLSKDEGGRHTPFFTGYRPQFYFRTTDITGVIALDEGVEMVMPGDNAVFNVELINPIAMETGLRFAIREGGRTVGAGVVSEIVE, from the coding sequence ATGGGTAAAGAAAAATTTGAACGCAGTAAGCCGCATGTTAACATCGGCACCATTGGTCACATTGACCATGGTAAAACCACTCTTACCGCAGCTATCACTAAAATTGCAGCTCTCAAACAGGGCGGTCAGGCTGTAGCTTTTGATGAAATCGATAAAGCTCCAGAAGAAAAAGAACGCGGTATTACTATCGCAACTGCACACGTTGAGTACGAAACTGACATCCGTCACTACGCTCACGTTGACTGCCCAGGTCACGCAGACTACATCAAAAACATGATCACCGGTGCAGCTCAGATGGACGGTGGTATCCTCGTTGTTGCAGCAACTGACGGTCCTATGCCTCAGACTCGTGAGCACATCCTGCTCGCTCGTCAGGTTGGTGTACCTTCCCTCGTTGTATTCATGAACAAATGCGACATGGTTGACGACGAAGAACTCCTCGAGCTCGTAGAAATGGAAGTTCGTGAACTTCTTTCTTCTTACGATTTCCCAGGTGACGACATTCCTGTAATTCGTGGTTCTGCACTTAAAGCTCTCGAAGCAGACTCTGCTGACGACGCTGCTGCAGCTCCAATCCTCGAACTCCTCGATGCTTGTGACTCTTACATTCCTGAGCCAGAGCGTGATATCGATAAACCTTTCCTTCTTCCTATTGAAGACGTGTTCTCCATCTCCGGTCGTGGTACAGTAGTAACTGGCCGTGTTGAGCGTGGTGCCATCACAGTTGGTGAAGAAGTTGAAATCGTTGGTATCAAAGAGACTCAGAAAACTACTTGTACCGGCGTTGAAATGTTCCGTAAACTTCTCGACCGTGGTGAAGCTGGCGATAACGTTGGTCTTCTTATCCGTGGTATTAAACGTGATGAAGTTGAACGTGGTCAGGTTCTTTGTAAGCCTGGTTCCATCAACCCACACACCAAGTTTAAAGCTGAAGTATACGTACTTTCTAAAGATGAAGGCGGACGTCACACTCCATTCTTCACCGGTTACCGTCCTCAGTTCTACTTCCGTACAACTGACATCACTGGCGTAATCGCTCTTGATGAAGGCGTTGAAATGGTAATGCCAGGCGATAACGCTGTATTCAACGTTGAACTGATCAACCCAATCGCTATGGAAACTGGTCTCCGCTTCGCTATCCGCGAAGGTGGCCGTACCGTAGGCGCAGGTGTTGTTTCTGAAATCGTGGAGTAA
- the nusG gene encoding transcription termination/antitermination protein NusG: MTEEQAPVRKARWYIIHTYSGFEQRVEQTILQMIRTGEAQGEIEEVVVPTEKVVELVKGEKRTSTRKFYPGYVMVKMIMTDLSWHLISNIQRVTGFIGGKNRPTPMRDSEAARILSMMEARQEQPRPKFNFERGDEVRVIDGPFGGFNGVVEDVNYDKGKLRVSVSIFGRQTPVELDFVQVDKG; this comes from the coding sequence ATGACCGAGGAACAAGCACCCGTAAGAAAAGCACGTTGGTACATTATCCACACCTACTCAGGCTTTGAGCAGCGTGTTGAGCAGACTATCTTACAGATGATCCGCACCGGCGAAGCTCAAGGTGAAATTGAGGAAGTTGTTGTACCTACTGAGAAAGTGGTAGAACTTGTTAAAGGTGAAAAACGCACCTCTACACGAAAATTCTACCCAGGTTATGTCATGGTAAAAATGATCATGACTGATCTCTCTTGGCATCTTATTTCCAACATTCAGCGGGTAACTGGCTTTATTGGCGGAAAAAACCGCCCTACCCCAATGAGGGACTCAGAAGCAGCACGTATCCTCTCCATGATGGAAGCCCGTCAGGAACAGCCCCGTCCTAAGTTCAATTTTGAACGTGGTGACGAAGTGCGCGTTATTGATGGACCGTTCGGCGGTTTCAACGGCGTCGTGGAAGATGTAAACTACGACAAGGGTAAGCTCAGAGTATCCGTATCTATCTTCGGCAGACAAACTCCTGTCGAGTTGGACTTTGTTCAGGTAGATAAGGGATAA
- the rplK gene encoding 50S ribosomal protein L11, whose product MAKKEIAKIKLQIPAGSANPSPPVGPALGQHGLNIMEFCKAFNAKTMDQKGMIIPVIITVFQDRSFTFITKTPPASVLLIKAAKVAKGSGEPNRNKVGSVTDAQIEEIATLKMPDLNAASMDAAKKIIAGTARSMGIEVK is encoded by the coding sequence ATGGCTAAAAAAGAAATTGCAAAAATTAAGCTTCAGATTCCTGCTGGTTCTGCGAACCCGTCTCCTCCAGTAGGTCCTGCTCTTGGTCAGCACGGCCTGAACATCATGGAGTTCTGTAAGGCGTTCAACGCTAAAACCATGGATCAGAAAGGCATGATCATTCCTGTAATCATTACAGTATTCCAGGATCGTTCATTCACTTTCATCACCAAAACCCCACCTGCATCTGTGCTGCTTATCAAAGCTGCAAAAGTAGCTAAAGGTTCCGGCGAGCCTAACCGTAACAAAGTTGGTTCCGTAACCGATGCACAGATCGAAGAGATTGCTACCCTTAAAATGCCTGACCTTAATGCTGCAAGCATGGACGCAGCTAAAAAGATCATCGCTGGTACTGCTCGTTCCATGGGCATTGAAGTTAAATAG
- the rplL gene encoding 50S ribosomal protein L7/L12 translates to MSVTKEQVVEFISSMTVLELSEFIKELEETFGVSAAAPVAAVAAAPAEGGAAAEEKTEFDVILKAAGGNKIAVIKAVRALTGLGLKEAKEAVDGAPKALKEAVSKEDAEAAKKALEEAGAEVEVK, encoded by the coding sequence ATGTCCGTGACCAAAGAACAGGTTGTAGAATTTATCTCTAGCATGACCGTACTCGAACTTTCTGAATTCATCAAAGAACTCGAAGAAACTTTCGGCGTTTCCGCTGCAGCTCCAGTAGCAGCAGTAGCAGCAGCACCTGCAGAAGGTGGCGCAGCAGCTGAAGAAAAAACTGAGTTTGATGTTATCCTCAAAGCTGCTGGCGGCAACAAAATTGCTGTTATTAAAGCAGTACGCGCTCTTACTGGTCTTGGCCTCAAAGAAGCTAAAGAAGCTGTAGACGGCGCTCCTAAAGCTCTCAAAGAAGCTGTATCTAAAGAAGATGCTGAAGCTGCTAAGAAAGCTCTCGAAGAAGCAGGCGCAGAAGTAGAAGTTAAGTAA
- a CDS encoding DUF1385 domain-containing protein, giving the protein MTTLRKNFRTILSGILSAARCNVGGQAVMEGVMMRNQDRLAIAVRKADGSIVADQRPWFTFSKAEFFKRPFVRGFPILIETLVNGIKALNFSATQAVDGEEEEELKPWHLTLTLICSVGIALFLFVVLPHLFSIGMNYLGLGGDVNGLSFQVWDGFFKFSIFLGYIISISFIPDIKRVFQYHGAEHKVIWAYEDGKPVSSGSAILHSRLHPRCGTTFMLFVLSVAIILHTILVPAMLMVWTPESAIIKHGFIIFFKLLLMAPISAFAYELIKYSAKINDTFLGKALSAPGMMLQMLTTHEPDSEQLEVAIVALKEALGDDAPDDIYTSEYTVAEK; this is encoded by the coding sequence ATGACTACTCTCCGCAAAAATTTCCGCACTATTCTTTCAGGCATCCTTTCTGCTGCACGATGCAATGTCGGTGGTCAGGCAGTTATGGAAGGTGTAATGATGCGCAACCAAGACCGTCTTGCCATTGCAGTCCGCAAAGCTGACGGGTCGATTGTTGCGGATCAGCGCCCTTGGTTCACATTTTCCAAGGCTGAATTTTTCAAGCGTCCTTTCGTACGCGGCTTTCCTATCCTTATAGAAACACTTGTTAACGGCATTAAAGCTCTTAACTTTTCCGCAACACAGGCTGTTGACGGAGAAGAGGAAGAAGAACTCAAGCCGTGGCATCTTACCCTTACACTCATCTGCTCTGTAGGCATCGCATTATTCTTATTTGTTGTTCTGCCTCACTTATTCTCTATCGGAATGAATTACCTTGGGCTTGGTGGCGATGTAAACGGACTTTCGTTTCAAGTATGGGACGGCTTTTTCAAGTTCAGCATATTTTTAGGATACATAATCAGTATCTCTTTTATTCCCGACATCAAACGAGTTTTCCAATACCACGGCGCAGAACATAAAGTAATCTGGGCGTATGAAGATGGAAAACCGGTTAGCTCCGGCTCTGCAATTCTGCATAGTAGGCTTCACCCGCGTTGCGGCACAACCTTCATGCTTTTTGTATTGTCTGTAGCAATTATTCTGCACACAATTCTGGTTCCGGCAATGCTTATGGTCTGGACACCGGAATCTGCGATTATAAAACATGGTTTTATCATTTTCTTCAAACTACTGCTTATGGCGCCAATCAGCGCATTCGCATACGAACTGATTAAGTACAGCGCGAAGATTAATGACACTTTTCTAGGCAAAGCCCTCAGCGCTCCGGGTATGATGCTGCAAATGCTCACTACCCACGAACCTGATTCTGAGCAGCTTGAGGTTGCCATTGTTGCACTTAAGGAAGCACTCGGTGACGATGCTCCTGACGATATATATACCTCTGAGTATACAGTAGCGGAGAAATAA
- the rplA gene encoding 50S ribosomal protein L1 has product MPKHGKKYRKAAEGLELTARFAVEEAMAKVVDSAFAKFDETVDVAINLGVDPKYSDQMVRGACSLPHGLGKDVRVAVFCKGEKQAEAREAGAEIVGAEDLVEEVKAGNLNFDKAVATPDVMALVGQIGRVLGPRGLMPNAKTGTVTFDVASAVKEMKAGRVEFKVDKAGVLHAPIGKVSFGAEKLMDNLKTVLENVNRLKPSSAKGAYMKAMSLSSTMGPGYKVDTSLIRKFIEG; this is encoded by the coding sequence ATGCCTAAGCATGGGAAAAAATACCGCAAAGCAGCTGAAGGTCTCGAGCTTACCGCACGCTTTGCAGTTGAAGAAGCGATGGCTAAAGTAGTTGATTCTGCTTTTGCAAAATTTGATGAAACTGTTGACGTTGCAATCAACCTTGGCGTTGATCCTAAATACTCAGATCAGATGGTTCGCGGTGCATGCTCCCTTCCACACGGTCTTGGTAAAGATGTGCGCGTAGCAGTATTCTGTAAAGGTGAAAAACAGGCTGAAGCTCGCGAAGCTGGTGCTGAAATCGTCGGTGCAGAAGATCTCGTAGAAGAAGTTAAAGCCGGTAACCTGAACTTTGACAAAGCTGTTGCAACTCCAGACGTTATGGCTCTCGTAGGTCAGATTGGTCGCGTACTCGGCCCTCGTGGTCTTATGCCTAACGCAAAAACTGGCACTGTTACTTTTGACGTAGCAAGCGCAGTTAAAGAAATGAAAGCTGGCCGCGTTGAATTTAAAGTAGACAAAGCTGGTGTTCTTCACGCTCCTATCGGTAAAGTTTCCTTCGGTGCTGAAAAGCTCATGGACAACCTTAAAACCGTTCTGGAAAACGTGAACCGTCTTAAGCCATCATCCGCTAAAGGTGCTTACATGAAGGCTATGTCCCTCTCCAGCACTATGGGTCCTGGCTACAAAGTCGACACTTCCCTTATTCGCAAGTTCATTGAAGGTTAA
- the rpmE gene encoding 50S ribosomal protein L31 encodes MKKDIHPKVFKAKISCACGYESEARSTKGEAVAVEICSQCHPFYTGKQRFVDTAGRIDRFRKKYANFKK; translated from the coding sequence ATGAAAAAAGATATCCATCCTAAAGTGTTTAAGGCAAAAATCTCTTGTGCATGCGGCTATGAATCCGAAGCACGTTCTACCAAAGGTGAAGCAGTAGCAGTTGAGATTTGCTCTCAGTGCCACCCATTCTACACCGGTAAACAGCGTTTCGTTGACACCGCTGGTCGTATTGACCGTTTCCGCAAGAAATACGCCAACTTCAAGAAGTAG
- the lpxC gene encoding UDP-3-O-acyl-N-acetylglucosamine deacetylase: protein MLQKTISKSIGCSGVGVHSGKVVKLTLHPASEDTGTIFHIHGEDGVKVIAPTPQLVTATQLATVLGVGNTSAATVEHLLAAVRGMQIDNIRIEIQGGEVPIMDGSAASFIFLLKDAGLREQSRPRTVKRIKKEICFEQDGKRIHAKPHNGFSIDYTIDFDHPLIGVQTMSVEVTPETFASDIAKARTFGFFREVEYLRSKKLALGGSLENAIVLDDYTVLNEDGLRFPDEFVRHKILDFIGDMVMLGTPLEGHFEVYCSGHALNNQFLRAIDENADIYLESVTLDETVPVPVPEVATAAAPAVA, encoded by the coding sequence ATGCTACAGAAGACTATCAGTAAATCCATCGGATGCTCAGGTGTCGGCGTGCACAGCGGTAAAGTTGTTAAGCTTACCCTGCACCCTGCTTCAGAAGACACAGGCACCATCTTTCATATACATGGCGAGGACGGCGTAAAGGTTATTGCCCCAACCCCTCAGCTTGTTACTGCCACACAGCTTGCAACAGTTCTCGGAGTCGGCAACACATCTGCCGCGACAGTTGAGCACCTTCTTGCAGCAGTCCGTGGTATGCAAATCGATAACATTCGAATCGAAATCCAAGGCGGAGAAGTTCCTATTATGGACGGCTCTGCTGCCTCTTTCATTTTCCTGCTCAAAGATGCCGGACTGCGTGAGCAATCTCGTCCACGCACTGTTAAGCGCATCAAGAAAGAGATTTGCTTCGAACAGGATGGCAAACGCATCCATGCAAAACCACACAATGGTTTTTCTATCGACTACACAATCGATTTTGACCACCCACTTATCGGGGTGCAAACAATGTCTGTCGAAGTAACTCCTGAAACATTTGCTTCAGACATTGCAAAAGCACGTACATTTGGCTTCTTCAGAGAAGTTGAATACCTGCGCTCAAAAAAACTTGCACTCGGCGGATCTCTCGAAAACGCCATTGTGCTTGACGACTATACAGTGCTCAACGAAGACGGCTTACGCTTCCCTGACGAATTTGTTCGCCATAAAATTCTCGACTTCATTGGCGACATGGTAATGCTCGGCACACCACTGGAAGGACATTTTGAAGTGTACTGCTCAGGACATGCGCTCAACAACCAGTTCCTCCGTGCGATTGATGAAAACGCAGACATCTACCTCGAAAGCGTAACACTCGACGAAACAGTTCCTGTTCCTGTGCCAGAAGTGGCTACAGCTGCCGCACCGGCAGTAGCATAA
- the prmC gene encoding peptide chain release factor N(5)-glutamine methyltransferase yields MAVHKPAQLTIQSTLTAFSEYLSGKAVDSPRLSAELVLRKILGISRLDILINSDRKISEDEFAQMEPLILRRGTGEPAAYIMGEREFYGRPFNVNSHTLIPRPETEHLIEAVIERYADKGSFSFADLGTGSGCIATTIAAELPKAHGVAVDLSEGALATAKENIRISGVADRVKCIRADFTTPLFKNNTFDVIATNPPYVSQSEYIMLDPEVQQFEPASALVPGDSGLEHGIRLITLAAQWLRPSGFFIMEMGFWQGAEFMSEFAKNATQWRDTAIIKDLSGHDRFVCGYKV; encoded by the coding sequence ATGGCGGTACACAAACCCGCACAGCTCACCATTCAGTCAACACTCACAGCCTTCTCGGAATACCTTTCCGGGAAGGCTGTTGATTCTCCGAGACTTTCAGCTGAACTGGTGCTCCGCAAAATTCTTGGTATTTCACGTCTCGACATCCTCATCAATTCTGATCGCAAAATTTCCGAAGACGAATTCGCCCAAATGGAACCCCTCATTCTTCGCAGAGGCACAGGGGAACCCGCCGCCTACATCATGGGGGAGCGTGAATTTTATGGACGCCCATTCAACGTCAATTCACACACACTCATCCCGAGACCTGAAACTGAACATCTTATAGAAGCAGTTATTGAGCGCTATGCAGACAAAGGCAGTTTTTCGTTTGCTGACCTTGGCACTGGAAGTGGTTGCATTGCGACAACAATAGCCGCTGAACTTCCCAAGGCGCATGGCGTAGCTGTTGACCTTTCCGAAGGGGCGCTTGCAACAGCAAAAGAAAATATTCGCATAAGCGGCGTAGCAGACAGGGTAAAATGTATCCGTGCCGATTTCACCACACCGTTGTTCAAAAACAACACATTTGATGTAATTGCTACAAATCCTCCATATGTCAGCCAATCTGAATATATAATGCTAGACCCAGAAGTTCAGCAATTTGAACCTGCATCCGCGCTAGTCCCTGGTGACAGCGGACTTGAGCATGGCATCCGCCTTATTACACTTGCCGCACAGTGGCTGCGCCCTTCTGGTTTCTTCATTATGGAAATGGGATTTTGGCAAGGAGCTGAATTTATGAGTGAATTTGCAAAAAACGCAACACAATGGCGCGATACTGCAATCATAAAAGATCTCTCAGGTCACGACAGATTTGTATGTGGTTATAAAGTCTAG
- the secE gene encoding preprotein translocase subunit SecE — protein MAKKHSKKVEAKAPEANKATQLKEFFEESQVEIKKVVWPSRKETVTTSIAVLALVVVMSLFLGFVDLGLTKLVEYILS, from the coding sequence ATGGCAAAAAAGCACTCAAAAAAAGTTGAAGCAAAAGCTCCTGAAGCTAACAAAGCAACTCAACTTAAAGAGTTCTTCGAAGAGTCCCAGGTTGAAATTAAAAAAGTAGTCTGGCCCTCCCGAAAAGAGACAGTGACAACCAGCATTGCAGTGCTGGCTCTTGTTGTTGTAATGTCTCTATTTCTTGGCTTTGTAGACTTAGGTCTTACAAAGCTCGTAGAATACATTCTTTCCTAA
- the prfA gene encoding peptide chain release factor 1, producing MLAKLEHLERKFEDLEQQLSSPEVFGDQERYRKLTKAHADLKEVVDAFRKYRSMQEALEENKELMHDSDPELAEMAKEEVKELEVQIPAMEEELTILLLPKDPMDEKNTILEIRAGTGGDEAALFAGDLFRMYSRYAERIGWKIELLSTSETGTGGLKEVIALVKGDKVYSRLKFESGIHRVQRVPATETQGRVHTSAATVAIMPEAEEVDANIRNEDLRFDVFRASGPGGQSVNTTDSAIRVTHIPTGLVVSCQDEKSQHKNKAKALKILSSRLLQQVQQQQHDELAEQRKSQVGSGDRSGRIRTYNFGQGRCTDHRINLTLYKLDAIMDGDINELIDALITADQTEKLKAQADA from the coding sequence ATGCTCGCCAAACTTGAACATCTTGAACGCAAATTCGAAGACCTTGAACAGCAGCTTAGCTCTCCTGAAGTATTTGGCGATCAGGAACGCTACCGTAAACTGACCAAGGCTCATGCTGATCTTAAAGAAGTTGTTGACGCATTCCGTAAATATCGCTCTATGCAGGAAGCTCTTGAAGAAAACAAAGAACTCATGCACGACAGCGATCCGGAACTTGCAGAAATGGCGAAAGAAGAAGTGAAAGAACTTGAAGTTCAGATTCCAGCAATGGAAGAAGAACTCACCATTCTCTTACTTCCAAAAGATCCTATGGATGAGAAAAACACCATTCTGGAAATCCGCGCCGGTACAGGTGGCGATGAAGCAGCACTTTTTGCTGGTGACTTGTTCCGCATGTACTCCCGCTACGCTGAACGTATCGGTTGGAAAATCGAACTGCTCAGCACCAGCGAAACCGGAACCGGTGGTCTCAAAGAGGTTATCGCACTGGTTAAAGGTGACAAGGTTTACAGCCGCCTGAAATTTGAATCCGGCATTCACCGCGTACAGCGTGTTCCTGCAACCGAGACTCAGGGTCGTGTTCACACTTCCGCTGCAACAGTTGCTATTATGCCGGAAGCCGAAGAAGTTGATGCGAACATCCGCAACGAAGATCTTCGATTCGATGTATTCCGTGCGTCCGGCCCTGGCGGTCAGTCTGTTAACACCACTGACTCCGCTATCCGCGTAACACACATCCCGACCGGTCTTGTTGTTTCATGTCAGGACGAAAAGTCCCAGCATAAAAACAAAGCAAAAGCGCTCAAGATTCTTTCTTCCCGCTTATTGCAGCAGGTACAGCAGCAACAGCATGATGAACTTGCCGAACAGCGCAAGTCTCAGGTTGGTTCCGGTGACCGCTCCGGTCGTATCCGTACTTACAACTTCGGACAGGGACGTTGCACAGACCACCGCATTAACCTGACTTTGTACAAACTTGATGCCATCATGGATGGCGATATCAACGAGCTTATTGACGCTCTTATCACTGCGGATCAGACTGAAAAGCTTAAAGCTCAGGCTGACGCATAA
- the rplJ gene encoding 50S ribosomal protein L10 gives MNRSEKAVIIERLKEKAEGASIAVVTDFKGLPVEEMTVLRSDLRKADGEYHVVKNTLARIAVTGGDHEVLADTFKENTAIALGFEDPVAVAKAVVEFAKKSKHLVVKHASLEGKLLTEAQLGELAKLPGKQQLLGMALGTMNAVPTNFVGLFANILRNFLYALNAIKEQKEAA, from the coding sequence GTGAACAGGTCTGAAAAAGCCGTCATTATTGAACGCCTGAAAGAAAAAGCTGAAGGTGCTTCTATTGCGGTTGTGACTGACTTCAAGGGCTTGCCGGTGGAAGAGATGACCGTGCTGAGAAGTGACCTTCGTAAAGCAGATGGTGAATACCATGTTGTGAAGAACACTCTGGCTCGCATCGCAGTCACCGGTGGTGATCATGAAGTTCTCGCTGATACTTTCAAAGAGAACACAGCTATCGCCCTTGGTTTCGAAGATCCCGTTGCAGTTGCTAAGGCTGTCGTTGAGTTCGCTAAAAAGAGCAAACACCTCGTTGTTAAGCATGCTTCTCTCGAAGGCAAGCTTCTCACCGAAGCTCAGCTTGGTGAACTTGCAAAGCTCCCTGGCAAGCAGCAGTTGCTTGGCATGGCGCTTGGCACAATGAACGCCGTTCCAACAAACTTCGTTGGCCTTTTCGCCAACATTCTGCGCAACTTCCTCTACGCTTTGAACGCTATCAAAGAACAAAAAGAAGCTGCATAA